The following proteins are encoded in a genomic region of Actinomadura sp. NAK00032:
- a CDS encoding SLC13 family permease: MAAVQPPMETLRRAAGSLGVLDWIRVGVLAAGLVFVATGLLPAGTARASIGRIAPLLLFLFSVIVLAELTKEAGVFDAIAQRMAKAGRGNYAALFLLCVAFASLTTIFLNLDTTAVLLTPVMLALAARARIATLPLAMTTVWLANTASLLLPVSNLTNLLAADRVALETRAFAARMWAPQLAVLAVTMALLWAFYWRRRMRGEDSYDPPAPAPVRDRVLFSATGAACLLFIAAILAGVHTGIQLGVAATVAAAVAVAAFAVRDRSALRPSLIPWQLMVFVTGLFLVVPTLERFGLDDAMRAFVGHDGDALGAFRAAFSGAGLSNVLNNLPAYVAGESAVPASNKDQLLSLLVGTNVGPVITPWGSLATLLWFEWCRRWDVRVPIRKFVWTGAVLAVLGCAASVGALLLTR; the protein is encoded by the coding sequence ATGGCGGCCGTGCAGCCCCCGATGGAGACCCTGCGCCGCGCCGCCGGCTCCCTGGGCGTCCTGGACTGGATCCGCGTCGGCGTCCTCGCGGCGGGGCTGGTGTTCGTCGCCACCGGCCTGCTGCCCGCCGGCACGGCGCGGGCCAGCATCGGACGGATCGCGCCGCTGCTGCTGTTCCTGTTCAGCGTCATCGTCCTGGCGGAGCTGACCAAGGAGGCCGGGGTCTTCGACGCGATCGCCCAGCGGATGGCGAAGGCCGGGCGGGGCAACTATGCCGCGCTGTTCCTGCTGTGCGTGGCGTTCGCGTCCCTCACCACGATCTTCCTGAACCTGGACACGACCGCCGTACTGCTGACCCCGGTGATGCTGGCGCTGGCGGCGCGCGCGCGGATCGCGACCCTTCCACTGGCGATGACGACGGTGTGGCTGGCCAACACCGCGAGCCTGCTGCTGCCGGTGTCGAACCTGACGAACCTGCTCGCCGCCGACCGGGTGGCGCTGGAGACCCGCGCGTTCGCGGCGCGCATGTGGGCGCCGCAGCTCGCGGTCCTCGCCGTCACCATGGCGCTGCTGTGGGCGTTCTACTGGCGCCGCCGCATGCGCGGTGAGGACTCCTACGACCCGCCCGCACCCGCGCCCGTCCGCGACCGGGTGCTGTTCTCCGCCACCGGGGCCGCGTGCCTGCTGTTCATCGCCGCGATCCTCGCGGGCGTGCACACCGGGATCCAGCTGGGCGTCGCCGCGACCGTGGCCGCCGCCGTGGCTGTCGCCGCCTTCGCCGTCCGCGACCGGTCGGCGCTGCGCCCGTCCCTCATCCCGTGGCAGCTGATGGTGTTCGTCACCGGGCTGTTCCTGGTCGTCCCCACGCTGGAGCGGTTCGGGCTGGACGACGCCATGCGCGCCTTCGTCGGCCATGACGGTGACGCCCTGGGCGCCTTCCGGGCGGCGTTCTCCGGTGCCGGGCTGTCGAACGTCCTCAACAACCTGCCCGCGTATGTGGCGGGGGAGTCGGCCGTACCGGCGTCCAACAAGGACCAGCTGCTCTCCCTGCTCGTCGGGACGAACGTGGGGCCCGTCATCACCCCGTGGGGTTCGCTCGCCACGCTGCTGTGGTTCGAGTGGTGCCGCCGGTGGGACGTCCGCGTCCCCATCCGCAAGTTCGTCTGGACCGGAGCTGTGCTGGCCGTGCTGGGATGCGCGGCGTCGGTCGGGGCGCTGCTGCTGACCCGCTGA
- a CDS encoding inositol monophosphatase, with protein MRSTTPPEALPVDLSAARRVAVEAAEAAGALLSAGMAGPLDVRPKGTGGDVVTALDTAAEELIVGRLRAAYPRHRIIAEEAGVLDGAPGEEMVWLVDPLDGTNNVAIGMPVYAVGLALCARAEPVLGVVHDPVSGRTWSAVRGRGTLGPDSAQLRLPDRPRPGREENPVLAWTQGHQVTSDDPAAFALRAAVEKRCARMLQLWAPLVAWTMLARGDIDGIVGYLPEIVDLPAGAILAAEAGAELRRLDGLPYELGIDRPASELSFVAARPDLLDRLLETTTRIARPDGRFHTAF; from the coding sequence ATGAGATCCACGACCCCGCCCGAGGCCCTTCCGGTCGATCTCTCCGCGGCCCGCCGGGTGGCGGTGGAGGCCGCCGAGGCCGCGGGCGCCCTGCTGAGCGCCGGCATGGCCGGTCCCCTGGACGTCCGGCCGAAGGGCACCGGCGGGGACGTGGTGACCGCGCTGGACACGGCGGCCGAGGAGCTGATCGTCGGCCGGCTGCGGGCCGCGTATCCGCGGCACCGCATCATCGCGGAGGAGGCCGGCGTCCTCGACGGGGCGCCCGGCGAGGAGATGGTCTGGCTCGTCGACCCCCTCGACGGCACCAACAACGTGGCGATCGGCATGCCCGTGTACGCGGTGGGGCTGGCGTTGTGCGCGCGCGCCGAGCCGGTCTTGGGGGTCGTCCACGACCCCGTCTCGGGCCGGACGTGGTCTGCGGTGAGGGGACGGGGCACCCTGGGCCCGGACAGCGCACAGCTGAGGCTGCCCGACCGCCCGCGCCCCGGACGCGAGGAGAACCCCGTCCTGGCGTGGACGCAAGGTCACCAGGTCACGTCGGACGATCCCGCGGCGTTCGCCCTGCGCGCGGCCGTGGAGAAGCGGTGCGCGCGCATGCTGCAGCTGTGGGCGCCGCTGGTGGCCTGGACGATGCTCGCCCGCGGCGACATCGACGGCATCGTGGGCTACCTGCCCGAGATCGTGGACCTGCCCGCCGGGGCGATCCTGGCCGCGGAGGCCGGCGCGGAGCTGCGCCGCCTGGACGGCCTCCCCTACGAGCTGGGCATCGACCGCCCGGCGTCCGAGCTGAGCTTCGTGGCCGCGCGCCCGGACCTCCTGGACCGCCTCCTGGAGACCACCACGCGCATAGCCCGTCCCGACGGCCGCTTCCACACCGCCTTCTAG
- a CDS encoding sensor histidine kinase, whose protein sequence is MRVRGWWTGSWPTRRSRALDIFLAVTLACGDSVFLWFADQRFWLPPSAVSACSVVLGLSLVVRRSHPVGLALFAVVFSTVTGAGAFAGLVILYSLAAYTSSRRTVLTIAVVGYIAGLAFPGPTAKTENFIAQAVFGIAFIAVPVLLGLYMGARKQLLASLQERTARLEREQHLLAERARGEERTRIAREMHDVVANRISVIVVHAGALKAIASRDPVRAAETAAVIGDMGRQALEELRHVVGVLRQGEEALPQEAVTLAHVRELVGQSGAAGLRVDLAVRGEERPMPIAVGRTVYRLVQEALTNVHKHAGAADTRVDLGLLPEAIEVEIVNAPPTAGPEHRLPSGGNGLVGLRERVTALGGSFEAGPHGGGYAVQARIPLPAS, encoded by the coding sequence ATGCGCGTGCGGGGCTGGTGGACGGGGTCGTGGCCGACCCGGCGCTCCCGCGCGCTCGACATCTTCCTCGCCGTGACCCTGGCCTGCGGCGACAGCGTGTTCCTGTGGTTCGCCGACCAGCGGTTCTGGCTGCCGCCGTCCGCGGTGTCGGCGTGCAGCGTCGTCCTCGGCCTGTCGCTGGTCGTGCGGCGCTCCCATCCCGTCGGCCTCGCCCTGTTCGCGGTCGTCTTCTCGACGGTCACCGGGGCGGGCGCCTTCGCCGGCCTGGTCATCCTGTACTCGCTCGCCGCGTACACGTCGTCGCGCCGGACGGTCCTGACGATCGCCGTCGTCGGCTACATCGCCGGGCTGGCGTTCCCGGGCCCGACGGCGAAAACCGAGAACTTCATCGCGCAGGCCGTCTTCGGCATCGCGTTCATCGCCGTCCCCGTCCTGCTCGGCCTCTACATGGGGGCGCGCAAGCAGCTGCTGGCGTCGCTCCAGGAACGTACCGCCAGGCTCGAACGCGAACAGCACCTCCTCGCAGAGCGCGCGCGGGGCGAGGAGCGCACCCGCATCGCGCGGGAGATGCACGACGTGGTCGCCAACCGCATCAGCGTCATCGTCGTGCACGCCGGCGCCCTCAAGGCGATCGCCAGCCGCGACCCCGTCCGGGCCGCCGAGACCGCGGCCGTGATCGGCGACATGGGGCGGCAGGCCCTGGAGGAGCTCCGCCACGTCGTCGGCGTCCTGCGGCAGGGCGAGGAGGCCCTCCCGCAGGAGGCGGTGACGCTCGCCCACGTCCGCGAGCTGGTCGGCCAGTCCGGCGCCGCCGGGCTCCGCGTCGACCTGGCGGTCCGCGGCGAGGAGCGGCCGATGCCGATCGCCGTCGGGCGGACGGTGTACCGCCTCGTCCAGGAGGCCCTCACCAACGTCCACAAGCACGCCGGGGCCGCCGACACCCGCGTCGACCTGGGGCTGCTGCCCGAGGCGATCGAGGTGGAGATCGTCAACGCCCCGCCCACCGCCGGGCCCGAGCACCGGCTGCCGAGCGGCGGCAACGGCCTGGTCGGGCTGCGCGAGCGGGTCACCGCGCTCGGCGGCAGCTTCGAGGCCGGGCCCCACGGCGGCGGCTACGCCGTCCAGGCGCGGATCCCGCTGCCCGCCTCCTGA
- the uvrB gene encoding excinuclease ABC subunit UvrB, giving the protein MRPVTDLRRRVAPFEVVTEMTPSGDQPQAIAELTTRVQGGDKDAVLLGATGTGKTATIAWLVEKLQRPVLVMQPNKTLAAQFANELREMLPNNAVEYFVSYYDYYQPEAYIPQTDTYIEKDSSINDEVDRLRHSATNSLLTRRDTVVVASVSCIYGLGTPQEYVDRMVRLHVGQEIDRDDLLRQLVGMQYTRNDLAFTRGTFRVRGDTIEIIPQYEELAVRIEMFGDEIEKLATLHPLTGELITEDDELYVFPASHYVAGPERMERAIRDIEAELEETLAVMERQGKMLEAQRLRMRTAYDIEMMRQVGTCSGIENYSRHIDGRGAGTAPNTLLDYFPEDFLLVVDESHQTVPQIGAMYEGDASRKRMLVEHGFRLPSAMDNRPLKWEEFLDRIGQTVYLSATPGTYEMNRVKGDVVEQVIRPTGLIDPEIVVKPTKGQIDDLVHEIRERTERDERVLVTTLTKKMAEDLTDYLLELGIQVRYLHSEVDTLRRIELLRELRAGEFDVLVGINLLREGLDLPEVSLVAILDADKEGFLRSETSLIQTIGRAARNVSGQVHMYADTVTPSMERAIDETNRRRAKQQAYNTEHGIEPTALRKRIADILDSLAREDADTETLIGGGGRQQSRGKAPVPGLASRTKEVGRHAADLVGERPREELEALIEQMTDQMHQAATDLQFELAARLRDEIKELKRELRDMREAGVK; this is encoded by the coding sequence ATGCGCCCAGTCACCGATCTGCGGCGCCGCGTGGCGCCGTTCGAGGTCGTCACCGAGATGACGCCGTCGGGCGACCAGCCGCAGGCGATCGCCGAGCTGACCACCCGCGTCCAGGGCGGCGACAAGGACGCGGTGCTGCTCGGCGCCACCGGCACCGGCAAGACCGCCACGATCGCGTGGCTGGTGGAGAAGCTGCAGCGGCCCGTCCTCGTCATGCAGCCGAACAAGACCCTCGCCGCCCAGTTCGCCAACGAGCTGCGCGAGATGCTGCCGAACAACGCCGTCGAGTACTTCGTCTCGTACTACGACTACTACCAGCCCGAGGCGTACATCCCGCAGACCGACACCTACATCGAGAAGGACTCCTCGATCAACGACGAGGTCGACCGGCTGCGGCACTCGGCGACCAACTCGCTGCTCACCCGCCGCGACACCGTCGTCGTCGCGTCGGTGTCGTGCATCTACGGCCTCGGCACCCCGCAGGAGTACGTCGACCGGATGGTCCGGCTGCACGTCGGCCAGGAGATCGACCGCGACGACCTGCTCCGGCAGCTCGTCGGCATGCAGTACACCCGCAACGACCTCGCCTTCACCCGCGGCACGTTCCGGGTCCGCGGCGACACCATCGAGATCATCCCGCAGTACGAGGAGCTCGCGGTCCGCATCGAGATGTTCGGCGACGAGATCGAGAAGCTCGCCACCCTGCACCCGCTCACCGGCGAGCTGATCACCGAGGACGACGAGCTGTACGTCTTCCCCGCCTCGCACTACGTCGCCGGCCCCGAGCGCATGGAGCGCGCCATCCGCGACATCGAGGCCGAGCTGGAGGAGACCCTCGCCGTCATGGAGCGGCAGGGCAAGATGCTGGAGGCGCAGCGGCTGCGCATGCGCACCGCCTACGACATCGAGATGATGCGCCAGGTCGGCACCTGCTCGGGCATCGAGAACTACTCCCGGCACATCGACGGCCGCGGCGCCGGCACCGCCCCCAACACCCTCCTCGACTACTTCCCCGAGGACTTCCTCCTCGTCGTCGACGAGTCCCACCAGACCGTCCCGCAGATCGGCGCCATGTACGAGGGCGACGCGTCCCGCAAGCGGATGCTGGTCGAGCACGGGTTCCGGCTGCCGTCCGCGATGGACAACCGGCCGCTGAAGTGGGAGGAGTTCCTCGACCGCATCGGCCAGACCGTCTACCTGTCGGCGACGCCCGGCACCTACGAGATGAACCGGGTCAAGGGCGACGTCGTCGAGCAGGTCATCCGCCCGACGGGGCTCATCGACCCCGAGATCGTCGTCAAGCCCACCAAGGGCCAGATCGACGACCTCGTCCACGAGATCCGCGAGCGCACCGAGCGCGACGAGCGCGTCCTCGTCACCACCCTCACCAAGAAGATGGCCGAGGACCTCACCGACTACCTCCTGGAGCTCGGCATCCAGGTCCGCTACCTGCACAGCGAGGTCGACACGCTGCGCCGCATCGAGCTGCTCCGCGAGCTGCGCGCCGGCGAGTTCGACGTCCTGGTCGGCATCAACCTGCTCCGCGAGGGCCTCGACCTGCCCGAGGTGTCGCTCGTCGCGATCCTGGACGCCGACAAGGAGGGCTTCCTGCGCTCGGAGACGTCCCTCATCCAGACGATCGGCCGCGCGGCGCGCAACGTGTCCGGCCAGGTGCACATGTACGCCGACACGGTCACCCCGTCGATGGAGCGGGCGATCGACGAGACCAACCGGCGCCGCGCCAAGCAGCAGGCCTACAACACCGAGCACGGCATCGAGCCGACGGCGCTCCGCAAGCGCATCGCCGACATCCTCGACTCCCTGGCCCGCGAGGACGCCGACACCGAGACCCTCATCGGCGGCGGCGGGCGCCAGCAGTCCCGCGGCAAGGCGCCCGTCCCCGGCCTCGCCTCCCGCACGAAGGAGGTCGGCCGGCACGCCGCCGACCTGGTCGGCGAGCGCCCCCGCGAGGAGCTGGAGGCGCTCATCGAGCAGATGACCGACCAGATGCACCAGGCCGCCACCGACCTGCAGTTCGAGCTCGCCGCCCGCCTCCGCGACGAGATCAAGGAGCTCAAACGCGAACTCCGCGACATGCGCGAGGCCGGCGTCAAGTAG
- a CDS encoding GNAT family N-acetyltransferase, with translation MGWTLSDDHEEFTGRAGGFLRGDPVRNTVTLTLTESMRHRDLYPHALFGWWTEGADVAATCLWTTDRYPPLLSAMPERAARELADVLAQRDPVVGAVNGTPEAAAAFAAAWTRRTGAPGRVTMRQRLHRLDRLEPPDPAPGGAPRTGGDADRGLVADWSAAFHRDAGGHGDPNPAVLLGRLADGLITLWEDGGRPVAMAGRTAAAGGVARIAPVYTPAGHRRRGYGAAVTAAATRAALDAGAGDVVLFTDLANPTSNGVYRRIGYRPVEDRVILSFT, from the coding sequence ATGGGATGGACGCTGAGCGACGATCACGAGGAGTTCACCGGCCGGGCGGGAGGCTTCCTGCGGGGCGACCCCGTCCGCAACACCGTGACGCTGACCCTGACCGAGTCCATGCGGCACCGCGACCTCTACCCGCACGCGCTGTTCGGGTGGTGGACGGAGGGCGCGGACGTCGCGGCCACGTGCCTGTGGACGACGGACCGCTATCCGCCGCTCCTGAGCGCGATGCCGGAGCGGGCCGCGCGGGAGCTGGCCGACGTGCTGGCGCAGCGCGACCCGGTGGTCGGGGCCGTCAACGGCACGCCGGAGGCGGCGGCGGCGTTCGCGGCCGCGTGGACGCGCCGCACCGGGGCGCCGGGGCGGGTCACGATGCGGCAGCGGCTCCACCGGCTGGACCGGCTCGAACCGCCCGACCCGGCGCCCGGCGGCGCTCCCCGCACCGGCGGCGACGCCGACCGCGGTCTGGTGGCGGACTGGTCCGCGGCCTTCCACCGGGACGCCGGCGGGCACGGCGACCCGAACCCGGCGGTGCTGCTGGGCAGGCTCGCCGACGGCCTCATCACGCTGTGGGAGGACGGCGGGCGGCCGGTGGCGATGGCGGGCCGCACGGCGGCGGCCGGGGGCGTCGCCCGGATCGCGCCCGTCTACACGCCCGCCGGGCACCGCCGCCGCGGCTACGGCGCGGCCGTCACCGCGGCCGCGACCCGGGCGGCGCTGGACGCGGGGGCCGGGGACGTCGTGCTGTTCACCGACCTCGCCAACCCGACGAGCAACGGCGTCTACCGCCGCATCGGCTACCGCCCCGTCGAGGACCGCGTCATCCTCTCCTTCACCTGA
- a CDS encoding lasso peptide biosynthesis B2 protein, which yields MTVPAALHRPTGVPPARRAAARVAVLLARLLALLPPGRLRAVLGVLRRGARPVSRDHALAARDAVRAVSLACLGPRGCLPRSLATVLLCRMGGGWPTWCAGVRTLPPFGAHAWVEAEGAPVGEDVPAGYLAPLITVPPPGAERRAR from the coding sequence GTGACGGTCCCGGCCGCGCTGCACCGCCCCACCGGGGTGCCGCCGGCGCGGCGCGCCGCGGCCCGGGTCGCGGTCCTGCTGGCCCGGCTGCTGGCACTGCTGCCGCCCGGCCGCCTCCGGGCGGTGCTCGGCGTCCTGCGCCGGGGCGCCCGGCCGGTGAGCCGCGACCACGCGCTGGCGGCGCGGGACGCGGTGCGCGCCGTGAGCCTCGCCTGCCTCGGCCCGCGCGGCTGCCTGCCGCGCTCGCTGGCGACCGTCCTGCTCTGCCGGATGGGCGGCGGATGGCCCACCTGGTGCGCCGGCGTCCGGACGCTGCCGCCGTTCGGCGCGCACGCCTGGGTGGAGGCGGAGGGGGCGCCCGTCGGGGAGGACGTCCCGGCCGGCTACCTCGCCCCGCTGATCACCGTCCCGCCGCCGGGCGCGGAACGCCGCGCCCGGTGA
- a CDS encoding lasso peptide biosynthesis PqqD family chaperone, protein MTLRLRPGVSTADTGYGTVLLDEGSGDYWQLNPTAARVLRLLAEGRGAAGAAAALAEEFDVDPARALADVAALVERLREARLVAP, encoded by the coding sequence ATGACCCTGCGGCTGCGCCCCGGCGTGTCCACCGCCGACACCGGGTACGGGACGGTGCTGCTCGACGAGGGCAGCGGGGACTACTGGCAGCTCAACCCGACCGCGGCGCGGGTGCTGCGGCTGCTGGCGGAGGGGCGCGGCGCCGCGGGGGCCGCCGCGGCCCTCGCCGAGGAGTTCGATGTCGACCCGGCGCGGGCGCTGGCGGACGTGGCGGCGCTGGTCGAGCGGCTGCGCGAGGCCCGGCTGGTGGCGCCGTGA
- a CDS encoding lasso peptide isopeptide bond-forming cyclase: MPEPNGMPGRGEAFFVVLPDHAAALAVASAIPHDRTLRYASGRPWIIGNWTAAAVTAAEAGATRIAVLGTPAPGDRLRREAGRLTGLTGLDGLARTLPGSFHLVAALDGRTRVQGDAAGLRLVFHAEVAGVTVAADRADVLAALAGADLDERQVAARLLWPLPHPLPHTPMWRGLTAVEPGSQLNLEPDGGARVRRWWTPPEAERSLAAGAAGLADALTAAVDARTAGGGTVSCDLSGGLDSTSVCFLAARGEARVVAGTWPGRDPADEDLEWARRAAARLPGVEHAVWPAEESPLVYAGLLEIDDALDEPSIGMMDRARVLSHVPRLLAKGSRLHLTGIGGDHVAWCSEAHYHGLLRRRPRLALPRLRGFRALFDWPLGPLAAALADARPYRRWLADAAAGLRRPPAPPVTGALGWDDPPRLFGWVTPDAERMAADVLRDAARAAEPLAPDRGRHADLHAIRACARIVRQWERMSARAGLPTASPFLDDRVVEVCLGVRPEERVTPWRYKPLLVAAMRGTVPDACLTRSTKAEASMDAADGLRVHRADLMALWEDSRLARLGLVDAARLRDLASRPATPALREAILYSTVGCEVWLRTLDGGRRAAASAPSVKET; encoded by the coding sequence ATGCCTGAACCGAACGGCATGCCGGGTCGCGGCGAGGCGTTCTTCGTGGTCCTGCCGGACCACGCGGCCGCCCTCGCCGTGGCCTCGGCCATTCCCCACGACCGGACGCTGCGGTACGCCTCCGGACGGCCCTGGATCATCGGGAACTGGACCGCCGCCGCGGTCACCGCGGCGGAGGCCGGCGCCACCCGGATCGCCGTCCTCGGCACCCCGGCCCCCGGCGACCGGCTCCGCCGGGAGGCGGGGCGGCTCACCGGCCTCACCGGGCTGGACGGGCTCGCCCGCACACTGCCCGGGAGCTTCCACCTCGTGGCCGCGCTGGACGGCCGCACCCGCGTGCAGGGCGACGCGGCCGGGCTGCGGCTGGTGTTCCACGCCGAGGTCGCAGGCGTGACGGTCGCCGCCGACCGCGCCGACGTCCTCGCCGCGCTGGCGGGCGCGGACCTCGACGAACGGCAGGTCGCGGCGCGGCTGCTGTGGCCGCTCCCGCACCCGCTGCCGCACACGCCGATGTGGCGCGGCCTCACCGCCGTGGAGCCGGGCTCGCAACTGAACCTGGAGCCGGACGGCGGCGCCCGGGTGCGCCGCTGGTGGACGCCGCCCGAGGCGGAGCGCTCCCTGGCCGCGGGCGCCGCCGGCCTCGCGGACGCGCTCACCGCGGCCGTCGACGCGCGCACGGCGGGCGGCGGGACGGTGAGCTGCGACCTGTCCGGCGGCCTCGACTCCACCTCGGTGTGCTTCCTCGCCGCGCGCGGCGAGGCGCGGGTCGTCGCGGGCACCTGGCCCGGCCGGGACCCGGCCGACGAGGACCTGGAGTGGGCGCGCCGCGCCGCCGCCCGCCTGCCCGGCGTCGAGCACGCGGTGTGGCCCGCCGAGGAGTCGCCGCTGGTGTACGCGGGGCTCCTGGAGATCGACGACGCCCTCGACGAGCCGTCCATCGGGATGATGGACCGGGCGCGGGTCCTCAGCCACGTCCCCCGGCTGCTGGCGAAGGGCAGCCGGCTGCACCTGACCGGCATCGGCGGCGACCACGTCGCCTGGTGCTCCGAGGCCCACTACCACGGGCTGCTGCGCCGCCGGCCGCGGCTCGCCCTGCCGCGGCTGCGCGGCTTCCGGGCGCTGTTCGACTGGCCGCTCGGCCCGCTGGCGGCGGCGCTGGCCGACGCCCGCCCGTACCGCCGCTGGCTCGCGGACGCGGCCGCCGGGCTGCGCCGCCCGCCCGCCCCGCCCGTGACCGGCGCGCTCGGCTGGGACGACCCGCCCCGGCTGTTCGGCTGGGTCACCCCGGACGCCGAGCGCATGGCGGCGGACGTGCTGCGGGACGCCGCCCGCGCCGCCGAGCCGCTCGCGCCCGACCGGGGCCGGCACGCCGACCTGCACGCCATCCGGGCCTGCGCCCGCATCGTCCGGCAGTGGGAGCGGATGAGCGCCCGCGCCGGGCTGCCGACGGCGTCCCCGTTCCTGGACGACCGGGTGGTCGAGGTCTGCCTCGGCGTCCGCCCGGAGGAGCGCGTCACCCCGTGGCGGTACAAGCCGCTGCTGGTAGCGGCGATGCGCGGGACCGTCCCGGACGCCTGCCTCACCCGGTCGACCAAGGCGGAGGCGTCCATGGACGCCGCCGACGGGCTGCGCGTGCACCGCGCCGACCTGATGGCGCTGTGGGAGGACTCGCGGCTCGCCCGGCTCGGGCTCGTCGACGCGGCCCGGCTGCGCGACCTGGCGTCCCGCCCGGCCACCCCCGCGCTCCGCGAGGCGATCCTCTACTCCACCGTCGGCTGCGAGGTGTGGCTGCGGACCCTGGACGGCGGCCGCCGCGCGGCGGCCTCCGCCCCCTCAGTGAAGGAGACCTGA
- a CDS encoding keywimysin-related RiPP, with protein MKPYETPVLVAAGSFRKVTGLLGRHGNDRVVLSKN; from the coding sequence ATGAAGCCGTACGAAACGCCCGTCCTGGTGGCGGCCGGCTCGTTCCGCAAGGTGACCGGCCTGCTCGGCCGGCACGGCAACGACCGCGTCGTGCTCAGCAAGAACTGA
- a CDS encoding ADP-ribosylglycohydrolase family protein gives MTDKTGDRMLGCLLGGAIGDALGRPVEGMALADIRAAHGPAGVTGFAGRGEIGEATQLGLLTAQAGVQASIRARARGIGGAYFGLVQSNYLAWLAAQGEPLPAQDPHMSGPALRDPAVTARRGAGRTTLAALREAAERGKPGWPLGRVDEPVNDSKGCGGTIRAASAGFGYPNRAAIFTRGQGTAALTHGHPSGHLPAGAFAVAVSSLVHGASLTDAVEHAMAELREHPGHEETTAALEQAVGLVRGGPPSAARLEGLGRGFTAPEALAIAVYAALAAEAAGGYPLEIVPRGLLLAVNHSGDSDATGAVCGGLLGARYGARAVPEHWRAGVEAAAVIAELAHGTAVEFGPRPPADAYGEPPMDWHMRFYA, from the coding sequence ATGACGGACAAGACCGGTGATCGGATGCTCGGCTGCCTTCTCGGCGGCGCGATCGGCGACGCGCTCGGACGCCCGGTCGAGGGCATGGCGCTCGCCGATATCCGCGCCGCGCACGGCCCGGCGGGCGTCACCGGGTTCGCGGGGCGGGGCGAGATCGGGGAGGCGACGCAGCTGGGCCTGCTGACCGCGCAGGCGGGCGTCCAGGCGTCCATCCGGGCCCGCGCGAGAGGCATCGGCGGCGCCTACTTCGGCCTCGTCCAGTCCAACTACCTCGCGTGGCTGGCGGCCCAGGGCGAGCCGCTCCCCGCGCAGGACCCGCACATGAGCGGCCCGGCCCTGCGGGATCCGGCGGTGACGGCGCGCCGCGGCGCGGGCCGCACGACCCTCGCCGCGCTCCGCGAGGCCGCGGAGCGCGGCAAGCCGGGGTGGCCGCTCGGCCGGGTGGACGAGCCGGTCAACGACTCCAAGGGCTGCGGCGGGACGATCCGCGCCGCGTCCGCGGGCTTCGGCTACCCGAACCGGGCGGCCATCTTCACGCGGGGGCAGGGCACGGCGGCCCTCACCCACGGCCACCCCTCGGGCCACCTTCCCGCCGGGGCCTTCGCCGTCGCCGTCTCCTCACTCGTCCACGGCGCGTCCCTCACCGACGCCGTGGAGCACGCCATGGCGGAGCTGCGCGAGCACCCCGGCCACGAGGAGACGACGGCCGCGCTGGAGCAGGCGGTCGGCCTGGTGCGGGGCGGTCCGCCGTCCGCCGCGCGGCTGGAGGGCCTCGGACGCGGCTTCACCGCGCCCGAGGCCCTGGCCATCGCCGTCTACGCGGCGCTGGCGGCGGAGGCGGCGGGCGGGTACCCGCTGGAGATCGTCCCGCGCGGGCTGCTGCTCGCCGTCAACCACTCCGGCGACAGCGACGCCACCGGCGCCGTCTGCGGCGGCCTCCTCGGCGCCCGGTACGGGGCGCGGGCCGTCCCCGAGCACTGGCGCGCCGGCGTCGAGGCGGCGGCGGTCATCGCCGAGCTGGCCCACGGCACGGCGGTCGAGTTCGGCCCCCGGCCGCCCGCCGACGCCTACGGCGAGCCCCCGATGGACTGGCACATGCGCTTCTACGCCTGA
- a CDS encoding response regulator transcription factor — MIRVLLVDDQALIRGGFRALLEIEDDIEVVAEAADGERGVALAAEHRPDVALVDVQMPVMDGIEATRLIAADERLAGVHVVILTNYGLDEYVFNALRAGACGFMVKDTEPADLVQGVRVAARGDALLSPAITRRLIGEYVARRPGPEPGALGVLTNREREVTALVARGLSNDEIAGHMVISPTTAKTHVSRAMIKLGARDRAQLVVFAYESGLVAPRTA, encoded by the coding sequence GTGATCCGCGTGCTGCTCGTGGACGACCAGGCGCTCATCCGCGGCGGCTTCCGGGCCCTGCTGGAGATCGAGGACGACATCGAGGTGGTCGCCGAGGCCGCCGACGGCGAGCGGGGCGTCGCGCTCGCCGCCGAGCACCGGCCCGACGTCGCCCTCGTCGACGTCCAGATGCCGGTGATGGACGGCATCGAGGCGACCCGGCTGATCGCCGCCGACGAGCGGCTGGCCGGCGTGCACGTCGTGATCCTCACCAACTACGGCCTCGACGAGTACGTCTTCAACGCGCTGCGCGCCGGCGCCTGCGGCTTCATGGTGAAGGACACCGAGCCCGCCGACCTGGTGCAGGGCGTCCGGGTCGCGGCCCGCGGCGACGCGCTGCTGTCCCCCGCGATCACCCGCCGGCTGATCGGCGAGTACGTCGCGCGCCGCCCCGGGCCCGAGCCCGGCGCGCTCGGCGTGCTGACCAACCGGGAGCGGGAGGTCACCGCGCTGGTGGCGCGCGGGCTGTCCAACGACGAGATCGCCGGGCACATGGTGATCAGCCCGACCACCGCGAAGACGCACGTCAGCCGGGCGATGATCAAACTGGGCGCGCGGGACCGCGCGCAGCTCGTCGTATTCGCCTACGAGTCCGGGCTCGTCGCCCCGCGCACCGCCTGA